The Lacipirellula parvula genome window below encodes:
- a CDS encoding FAD:protein FMN transferase: MKSHFAAAFLLLALITGKAAAQPPLASLTGPTMGTTYHIKYWGDQPNDPPKVKATIDELLAEFDRQMSTYRDDSELSQFNRAAAGEWFPVSADTARVVEESLRYYRDTDGVLDVTVPPLLRLWNFSAGAKRDEPIVPPEPKALLAARRLVGSQHIHVQTEPPALKKDFAGVEVDLSSIAPGYAVDLIIAKLQELGFANAMVEIGGEVRGVGLRPDGKPWRIGVEQVDATDGTLARIVPLHDMALSTAGDYRNFRTADGGRFTHIIDPRTGRALPYVGASVTVVAKTCTEADALDTPLLIMGPDDGYKWCVEHRIAALFQTRTADGGIVTKTTEWFDELAPQAPTKPEPQRTSAE, from the coding sequence ATGAAAAGTCACTTTGCCGCAGCATTTCTGCTGCTCGCCCTCATCACCGGCAAGGCCGCCGCCCAGCCGCCGCTGGCCTCCCTCACCGGCCCGACGATGGGGACGACCTACCACATTAAATATTGGGGCGACCAGCCGAACGATCCGCCCAAGGTGAAGGCGACGATCGACGAGTTGCTGGCCGAGTTCGATCGGCAGATGTCGACGTACCGCGACGACTCGGAACTGTCGCAGTTCAACCGCGCCGCGGCGGGCGAGTGGTTTCCCGTGTCGGCTGATACGGCGCGAGTCGTCGAGGAGTCGCTGCGGTACTATCGCGATACGGACGGGGTGCTCGACGTAACGGTGCCGCCGCTGTTGCGGCTGTGGAACTTTAGTGCTGGGGCGAAGCGTGACGAGCCGATCGTTCCGCCCGAGCCAAAGGCGCTTTTAGCCGCTAGACGACTCGTTGGTTCGCAACACATTCACGTGCAAACAGAACCGCCGGCGCTCAAGAAAGATTTTGCCGGCGTCGAGGTCGACCTCTCGTCGATCGCTCCCGGCTACGCCGTCGACCTCATCATCGCGAAGCTGCAGGAGCTCGGCTTCGCGAATGCGATGGTCGAGATCGGCGGCGAAGTGCGCGGCGTCGGACTACGTCCCGACGGCAAGCCGTGGCGGATCGGCGTCGAGCAAGTCGATGCGACCGACGGCACGCTCGCCCGCATCGTGCCGCTGCACGACATGGCCCTCAGCACGGCCGGCGACTATCGCAACTTTCGCACAGCCGATGGCGGGCGGTTTACGCACATCATTGATCCACGCACGGGGCGGGCGTTGCCGTACGTCGGCGCGTCGGTGACGGTCGTCGCGAAGACTTGCACCGAGGCCGATGCGCTCGACACGCCGCTCCTTATCATGGGGCCAGATGATGGCTACAAGTGGTGCGTTGAGCACCGGATCGCTGCGCTGTTTCAAACGCGAACTGCCGACGGCGGGATCGTCACGAAGACGACGGAGTGGTTCGACGAACTCGCGCCGCAAGCGCCAACCAAACCTGAACCTCAACGCACCTCTGCCGAGTAG
- the sucC gene encoding ADP-forming succinate--CoA ligase subunit beta, translating into MKIHEFQGKDLLRKAGISVPVGFAAKSGAEAADAFDKLGGKLAVVKAQIHAGGRGKGTIKGNESQRGVELVKTREDAKRVADALLGKELVTIQTGPEGKKVQQVLVEAGCDIDRELYLGIVVDRACSLPVLMCSNEGGMNIEEVAAETPEKIFLEPFHPTDGLQSYQVRKLCHKLGIAGDSVRSAEKLMKGLCKLFVDLDCSIVEVNPLVVTKQGELIALDAKINFDDNAMFRHKDLVELRDLSEEDPAEVRAGNAGLSYVQLEGNIGCLVNGAGLAMSTMDLVKLHGGQPSNFLDVGGGAQVDQVTEAFRILLADKNVKAVLVNIFGGIMRCTTIANAILEAYKQVDFNVPLVVRLEGTEVEEGKKILANSGIAVITAEGLTDAAKKVVAAAGAA; encoded by the coding sequence ATGAAAATTCACGAATTCCAAGGTAAGGACCTGCTGCGGAAGGCCGGGATCAGCGTTCCGGTCGGTTTCGCCGCCAAATCGGGCGCTGAAGCGGCCGATGCGTTCGATAAGCTCGGCGGCAAGCTCGCCGTGGTGAAGGCTCAGATTCACGCCGGCGGTCGCGGCAAGGGAACGATTAAGGGCAACGAGTCGCAGCGCGGCGTTGAACTCGTGAAGACCCGCGAAGATGCGAAGCGGGTCGCCGACGCGCTGCTCGGCAAGGAATTGGTGACGATTCAGACAGGTCCCGAAGGGAAGAAGGTCCAACAGGTCCTCGTCGAAGCGGGCTGCGACATCGATCGCGAGCTCTACCTCGGCATCGTCGTCGATCGCGCCTGCAGCTTGCCGGTGCTGATGTGCTCGAACGAAGGCGGCATGAACATCGAAGAGGTCGCCGCGGAAACGCCGGAGAAGATCTTCCTCGAACCGTTCCACCCGACCGACGGTCTCCAGTCGTACCAAGTACGCAAGCTGTGCCACAAGCTCGGCATCGCGGGCGACAGCGTTCGCTCGGCCGAGAAGCTGATGAAGGGCTTGTGCAAGCTGTTCGTCGACCTCGACTGCAGCATCGTGGAAGTCAACCCGCTCGTCGTCACAAAGCAAGGCGAGCTGATCGCGCTCGATGCGAAGATCAACTTCGACGACAACGCGATGTTCCGCCACAAGGATCTCGTGGAGCTCCGCGACCTCTCCGAAGAAGATCCCGCGGAAGTTCGCGCTGGCAACGCCGGGCTGAGCTACGTCCAGCTTGAAGGGAACATCGGCTGCCTGGTGAATGGCGCCGGCCTCGCGATGAGCACGATGGACCTCGTGAAGCTCCACGGCGGCCAGCCGTCGAACTTCCTCGACGTCGGCGGCGGCGCCCAGGTCGATCAGGTCACCGAGGCGTTCCGCATCTTGCTTGCCGACAAGAACGTCAAGGCCGTGCTCGTAAATATCTTCGGCGGCATCATGCGGTGCACGACGATCGCCAACGCGATTCTCGAAGCCTACAAGCAAGTCGATTTCAACGTCCCGCTGGTCGTCCGGCTCGAAGGGACCGAAGTCGAAGAAGGCAAGAAGATCCTCGCCAACAGCGGTATCGCTGTCATTACTGCCGAAGGCCTCACCGACGCGGCGAAGAAAGTCGTCGCCGCGGCAGGGGCTGCTTAA